The Terriglobales bacterium genome contains the following window.
TCTTCAGGTACCGCTGCGCCGGCTTCAGGCCCTTGGCGTTCGTGCCGGACTCATCCATGCAGCTGGCGTAGTAGTCGCCGATCTTCTGCTCGTTCGCGTCGGTGTACTTCTTCTTCGCCGCGGCCTTCTCCAGGATCTGGCGCGAGACCGCGCGGTTGTACTCGCGCAGCACCTCGAAGCTGCCCCAGCGCGTCTGGTCGGGCGGGATGGGATTCTTCTTGATGAAGCCGCCGCAGGCGAACTGGTAGAAGTCCTGGCAGGGCTGCGCCTCGCGGTCCAGGTAGTCAAGGTTGAAGCTCTTCGGGCGCACCGGTTCCGCCATGGCCGACGACGGCGCGGTGGTCGCCGCGACGTTGCCGCCCGACGGCTTCTGCTCGCCCGCCGGCGCCTTCTTCGCCGGCGACGGACCCGGGTTCGGATTCGCGGGGTTCTGGGTGGACGTCTGCGCCAGCATGAGCCCCGCGCAGACCAGGACGACCGACATCACGCGCAACATTCGCATAATTCTCCTTCAGGACAGAAGACGGCTGGGGACGTATCGGAAACCGATAAGTATAGACGCGGGACGCGCCGGAACGTCAGCCGCTACCGCGCGCAGCCCGGCTTCTTCGGACGGCACTGGCCGGTCACGAACCCCGCGATGTCCCAGGCTTCCTGCTCGGTCAGCTCGCCGCCCGAGCCCAGCGGCATGTTGGCGCGGATGAACGCCGCGAACGTGCCCGCGTCGGCCATGCCGGCGTCGGCGTCGAAGGAGTCCTTGCCCCACAGCGCCGGCCGGTAGTACGCGCCGCTCTGGTAGCGGCCCTCGCCCTCCGCCCCGTGGCAGAAGGCGCACTTCTGCAGGAAGACGCTGCGGCCGTTGGCGGCGTCCGGCGTCTTCGCCGCGATCTGCGGGAAGCCCGCCGGCGCCGGCTCGCTGCCGTGCAGCTGCTTCCACTTCGCCGTCAGGTCTTCGATGTACGTGACCAGCGCCATCATGTCGGGATGCAGCGCGCACTCGGCGTCGGAGCCGCACAGCGCTTCGCCGTTCATGCTGTTCCTGAAACACTGGTTGATGCGGTGGAAGAGCTTGCTGCGCCCGGGAAAGCGGTCGGCCGAGCCGACCCACCAGCCCGCTTTCGCGTCCGTGCCCGCGCGCAGGTGGCAGCTCGAACAGTGCAGCTTGGCCACCACGTGGGGCGCCCCCACCATCTCGTAGGTGCGGTCGGCCACCGCGCGCGCCCGCTGGTGGATGGCGGCGCCCTCCTTCAGCGGCGTGAAGGGCGCGGGCGCCGGCGGCCGCGGCAACGCGTCGTTCAGCGTGAAGGTGAAATCCGCCGACACGAACCGGTCGCCGCGCAGCGTGCGCGCCATCGCGTGGCAGCCCATGCACGACGACGTCTTCTGGATGAACGTCTCCATCGTCGTGTTCGCCAGCACCGCCGGCGTGGCATGGAACACCGTGGCGGGCGTCCCTTTCAGGAACGGCCACTGCGTGTCGACCATCTCGTAGTTGGCGAGGACGGAGTTCGCGCGCGCGAGCGCCGCCCGCATCGTCTGGTTGAGCGCGGCCACGTTGTCCACGAAGCCCGGCTGCGAGCACACCGGGTCCTTCGCCGGGATGGGCACCGCGCGCGTCACCTGGTTCGGGATCCCCGCCGGCGTCTGCCGATTCTCGAGCGCGCCGCAGTCCTTGCACGCCGGATCGAAGAACGAGGGGTCCGCGCCCGCCACGTTGTCCACGTGCTCGAACGTCGCCCACACCCACTGCGGCGCCGCCGCCGTCTTCACCATCAGGTGGAAGCCCACCAGCCCGACCGTGCGCAGCGCGCATCCGCCGCCTCGCCGCTCGCAGACCTCGACGCGCCGCGCGAGGTAGCGGCTCTCCTCCCCCGGCTCCAGCTCGCGCCACGCCGCCTTGAGCAGCATCGCGCCGTCGGGAAACTCGATCCGGTCGCTGCGCTCCTGCACGCGCGCGTCGTACAGCCGCTGCGCCACCACGTATTCGAACGCGATGCGGTTCATCCGGATCTCGAACTGCACCACGCGGCCCTTGCGGTCGGTCAGCGTCACCGGCAGCGTGCCGTCGGCGCCGGTCGGCTCCACCGCGTCCGCCAACCGGTCGTCCACCTTCTGCGCGCTGAACAGGCGCTTCACCAGCCGCCGCGCTCCGGCGCCGTCGTCCCAGGGCGGCGGCTTCCGACCGCTCGCCAGGTAGACCTCGCCGGGGTCCTTCCACGTTTCCCAGACGCGCGCTCCGGGGTCGCCGATGCCCTTGGTCGCGGCCGGCTCGCCACGCCGCATGCCCGCCGGCCAGTTGAGGGCGAGGAACGTCTGCCAGGAAAAAAGGTCGAAGGCGCGGTGCTGCGCGTTGAGGTTCGCCACCGGACCGGCGGCGTCCTTCGGGACCACGCACGCCAGGCGCGGGTTCGGCAGCGGCGTGCCGCAGACGGTGGGCAGCGCGATCTCCGGACCGCGCGCGCACTCCTGCGCGGGCGCGCCGAGGGCCGCCAGCAGCAGAAACGACGCGATACCTCGCATACTGCCCTCCTGGAGGCGGGTGAGCGCGGAGCGAGCGCGTTGCGGCGACCCTGCGATCAGAAGATCCGGAAGTGGATGGTCAGGTACTTCTTCGGGTTTTCGCGGATGGCCTTGACCAGGTTGCGCGTCTCCACCAGCATCTGGTCGGCGTTGGTGTAGAGCGACGGGTCGACCATCAGCTTGCCCACCGAGCCTTCGCCCTTGTCCATGCGCGTGACCAGGTTGTCGAGCCGCGCCATGGTGTTGTCGAGTCGCTTGGCGAAGGCCTCATCCTTGGCGATCATGCCGAGCGCGCCCTTGCCGGCGTTCACGTCGTCCATCAGCGCGTTGGCCTTGGCGATGGTCTGGTTCGCGTTGTCGTAGAGCGACGGGTCCTTGAGGAACTTGCCCGCCGAGCCCTTGCCGGCGTTCACGTCGTCGATCATCTTGTTCACTTTGTCGAGCGACGCATTCAGCTTGTTGTACATCTCGTCGTTGCGCAGCAGTTTGCCCGCCGTGCCCTTGCCGGCGCTGATGTCGTTCACCATTTTCTGCACTTCCGCGAGCGTCTGGTTCATGCGGTCGAACAGCGCCGGGTCCTTGAGGAACTTGCCCACCGAGCCCTTGCCGTTCTCCACGTCGGCCACGATGCGGTCCAGGCGCTGCACCAGCGCCTGCATGTTCTGCAGCGTCGACTGGCCGGCCTTCACCATGTCTTGCAGGTCGGCCTTCTGCTCGGACGCCAGCACGTCGTTGTCGGCGACCTCCGGCCCCTTGGCGCCGCGCGAGTTGATGTCCACGAACGTCTCGCCCAGCACGCCCGCCGTGCTCATCGTCACCTTGGAGTCCTTGTGCAGCGCGGTGTGGTAGCGCGTGTTCACTTTCATCGTCACTTCCACCGGCGAGAGCGTGTGGTTCGGGTCGGTCACGATGCGGATGCCGGTCACGTTCCCGATGTCCACGCCCTCCAGGCGCACCGGAGCGCCCTCGCGCAGGCCGCTGGCGTTGTCGAAGTAAGCTTTCAGCACCAGCTTCTTGGTGAAGATGCCGCCGGTCGAGTTCATCAGGAAGATGAGGATGCCCAGCACGACCAGCGACACGATGACCGTGACGCCCACGCGTAACTGCGACCACCGCAACTGTTGCTGGCTAGGCACGTCTCTCCTCCGGAAGCACGCAAAGGCTCGCTGGGGAAGTTTGGGAGCGCCGCATCATAGCAGAACCCCCCACGGAGGTCATCCCGAGCGAGTCCGCCGTGCGGACG
Protein-coding sequences here:
- a CDS encoding c-type cytochrome, producing the protein MRGIASFLLLAALGAPAQECARGPEIALPTVCGTPLPNPRLACVVPKDAAGPVANLNAQHRAFDLFSWQTFLALNWPAGMRRGEPAATKGIGDPGARVWETWKDPGEVYLASGRKPPPWDDGAGARRLVKRLFSAQKVDDRLADAVEPTGADGTLPVTLTDRKGRVVQFEIRMNRIAFEYVVAQRLYDARVQERSDRIEFPDGAMLLKAAWRELEPGEESRYLARRVEVCERRGGGCALRTVGLVGFHLMVKTAAAPQWVWATFEHVDNVAGADPSFFDPACKDCGALENRQTPAGIPNQVTRAVPIPAKDPVCSQPGFVDNVAALNQTMRAALARANSVLANYEMVDTQWPFLKGTPATVFHATPAVLANTTMETFIQKTSSCMGCHAMARTLRGDRFVSADFTFTLNDALPRPPAPAPFTPLKEGAAIHQRARAVADRTYEMVGAPHVVAKLHCSSCHLRAGTDAKAGWWVGSADRFPGRSKLFHRINQCFRNSMNGEALCGSDAECALHPDMMALVTYIEDLTAKWKQLHGSEPAPAGFPQIAAKTPDAANGRSVFLQKCAFCHGAEGEGRYQSGAYYRPALWGKDSFDADAGMADAGTFAAFIRANMPLGSGGELTEQEAWDIAGFVTGQCRPKKPGCAR
- a CDS encoding MlaD family protein; translation: MPSQQQLRWSQLRVGVTVIVSLVVLGILIFLMNSTGGIFTKKLVLKAYFDNASGLREGAPVRLEGVDIGNVTGIRIVTDPNHTLSPVEVTMKVNTRYHTALHKDSKVTMSTAGVLGETFVDINSRGAKGPEVADNDVLASEQKADLQDMVKAGQSTLQNMQALVQRLDRIVADVENGKGSVGKFLKDPALFDRMNQTLAEVQKMVNDISAGKGTAGKLLRNDEMYNKLNASLDKVNKMIDDVNAGKGSAGKFLKDPSLYDNANQTIAKANALMDDVNAGKGALGMIAKDEAFAKRLDNTMARLDNLVTRMDKGEGSVGKLMVDPSLYTNADQMLVETRNLVKAIRENPKKYLTIHFRIF